In the Campylobacter showae genome, one interval contains:
- the dnaE gene encoding DNA polymerase III subunit alpha, translating to MSDFTDFTHLHLHTEYSLLDGANRIKELAKTLKKQGVKAAAITDHGNMFGAIDFYKTMKNEGIKPLIGIEAYIHNGEELGDKSTKQRFHLCLIAKNEIGYKNLMYLSSMSYIEGFYYYPRINKKMLKEHSEGIICSSACLQGEVNWNLNQSERNLRFGAGGYEAAKEAALWYKDVFGDDFYLEIMRHGIGDQRRIDDEILRLAKELNIKVIATNDTHYTFKQRADAHEVFMCIAMNKLLDDPNRLRHSVHEFYVKTPAQMSELFADIPEAVTNTQEIVDKCDLAIKLGDATPPNFKFTLEYAAERNLSLPEPDKRYSIPNDSVLFEHECRQGLEDRLKFVPAQRHEEYRTRLQREIDIINKMNFPGYMMIVWDFINEAKKRGVPVGPGRGSAAGSLVAYCLKITDLDPLPYNLLFERFLNPERVSMPDIDVDFCQNRRGEIIDYVIEKYGKFNVAQVITFGKLLAKGVIRDVARVCDMPYAEADAMAKLIPDELGITLEQAFEKEPKIGELIATNSNANRIWKFALDLEGLNRNAGMHAAGVVISNEELWNKTPLFRQPNAEEDHFVTQYSLKYLEDVDLIKFDFLGLKTLTVIDNAVKLVKKRFGKEIIWEQVNKNDPKTYETISSGQTLGLFQIESEGMQKVGADMRPDCFEDIIAMISLYRPGPMDLIPDFIKRKHGLEPITYIFPELEPILEPTYGVIVYQEQVMQIVQTIGGFSLGGADLVRRAMGKKIKEEMDRLKGKFIEGAEAQGLDGKKADELFELILHFASYGFNKSHAAAYTYVTFQTAYLKTYYPAEFMAALITSEESNADKISRYIDECKRLDIAILPPSVNKSAKEFSVVSEGGKDAIIYGLGAIKGVGGAAIENILEEQTKGEFKDIDDFVSRVDNFKVNKKVFESLIKSGSFDSFGLTRKMMLNNLDNIVEACKNAATIKKNAAESLFGDDESMATVKTSLVRDDSELELKTKLKFELESVGIYLSGHPLDEYREQISKINYTLSDKFDELPENGEMLLVGKIEDLTTRISKKNGKKMGTIEILDFHGTVEIAVFDRGLGAVESMSADERDLPHAFKVRYSKDGQFMRINLDKILTLDEAMGMDFSHPLEKYKEQIEQIKHTPSKDFGKIDKTSEILVVGKIREVASITSKKSGKEFMMLSVMDLFGTFKVAAFDSEKGLIESLSEEQKDAPLAFKVRYSRDDQGARINLIDVVSLEDARDMNFQSRSFRQRKESSGASYQNGQASSESRGKRELEDLVLELNLDETGKDIITQIYRAAIGEHRAAANKNNKRLIIRIKDAQEGRALVYTTEFIVGEGFEERALGLRQAV from the coding sequence CTAATCGGTATCGAAGCCTACATCCACAACGGCGAGGAGCTGGGAGATAAAAGCACCAAGCAGCGCTTCCACCTCTGCCTCATCGCCAAAAACGAAATCGGCTACAAAAACCTGATGTATCTAAGCTCCATGAGCTATATCGAGGGGTTTTATTATTATCCGCGTATCAACAAAAAGATGCTAAAAGAGCACAGCGAGGGCATCATCTGCTCCTCAGCATGCCTGCAAGGCGAGGTGAACTGGAACCTCAACCAAAGCGAGCGAAATTTGCGTTTCGGTGCGGGCGGATATGAGGCGGCGAAGGAAGCCGCGCTGTGGTACAAGGATGTGTTTGGCGATGATTTTTACCTAGAGATCATGCGCCACGGCATTGGCGATCAGCGCAGGATCGACGACGAAATCCTGCGCCTAGCAAAAGAGCTAAATATCAAGGTAATCGCAACCAACGACACGCACTATACGTTTAAGCAAAGAGCCGACGCGCACGAGGTTTTCATGTGTATCGCGATGAACAAACTGCTCGACGATCCAAACCGCCTGCGCCACAGCGTGCATGAGTTTTACGTCAAGACGCCGGCGCAGATGAGCGAGCTTTTTGCCGATATCCCCGAAGCCGTCACAAATACGCAAGAAATCGTCGATAAATGCGACCTTGCGATCAAACTAGGCGACGCGACGCCGCCAAATTTTAAATTTACGCTCGAGTACGCAGCCGAGCGAAATTTGAGCCTGCCCGAGCCTGATAAACGCTACAGCATACCAAACGACAGTGTGCTGTTTGAGCACGAGTGCAGGCAGGGGTTAGAGGATAGGCTTAAATTCGTCCCCGCCCAGCGTCACGAGGAGTACCGCACCCGTTTGCAGCGCGAGATAGATATCATAAATAAGATGAACTTCCCGGGCTATATGATGATCGTTTGGGACTTTATCAACGAAGCTAAAAAGCGCGGCGTGCCGGTAGGCCCGGGACGCGGCTCGGCGGCAGGAAGCCTGGTCGCATATTGTCTAAAGATCACCGACCTTGATCCGCTGCCGTATAACCTGCTTTTTGAGCGTTTTTTGAACCCCGAGCGCGTGAGCATGCCCGATATCGACGTGGACTTTTGTCAAAACCGCCGCGGCGAGATCATCGACTACGTCATCGAAAAATACGGTAAATTTAACGTCGCGCAGGTTATAACCTTCGGTAAGCTGCTGGCAAAGGGCGTCATCCGAGACGTCGCGCGCGTATGCGATATGCCGTACGCCGAGGCCGACGCGATGGCTAAGCTCATACCCGACGAGCTAGGCATCACGCTGGAACAAGCCTTTGAAAAAGAGCCAAAGATCGGGGAGCTGATAGCGACCAACTCAAATGCAAATAGAATTTGGAAATTCGCCCTTGATCTAGAGGGCCTAAACCGAAACGCCGGCATGCATGCCGCAGGCGTGGTCATCTCAAACGAGGAGCTGTGGAACAAAACCCCGCTTTTCCGCCAGCCAAACGCCGAGGAGGATCACTTCGTCACGCAGTATAGCCTAAAGTATCTAGAGGACGTGGACTTAATCAAATTCGACTTCCTGGGATTAAAGACGCTAACCGTGATCGATAATGCAGTCAAGCTCGTAAAAAAGAGATTTGGCAAAGAGATCATCTGGGAGCAGGTCAATAAAAACGACCCTAAAACTTACGAGACGATCAGCAGCGGTCAGACGCTGGGACTGTTTCAGATAGAGAGCGAAGGCATGCAAAAAGTCGGAGCCGATATGCGCCCCGACTGCTTTGAAGATATCATCGCGATGATCTCGCTTTACCGCCCGGGTCCGATGGATCTTATCCCTGATTTCATCAAGCGCAAACACGGCCTGGAGCCTATCACGTACATTTTTCCCGAGCTTGAGCCGATCTTAGAGCCCACATACGGCGTCATCGTCTATCAAGAGCAGGTTATGCAAATCGTGCAGACTATCGGCGGCTTTTCGTTAGGAGGCGCTGATCTCGTGCGCCGTGCGATGGGAAAAAAGATAAAAGAGGAGATGGATAGGCTAAAGGGTAAATTTATCGAGGGGGCCGAGGCGCAGGGGCTAGACGGCAAAAAGGCCGACGAGCTGTTTGAGCTTATTTTGCACTTTGCTTCGTACGGATTTAACAAATCACATGCCGCGGCATACACCTACGTGACCTTTCAGACGGCGTATCTAAAGACTTATTATCCGGCCGAATTTATGGCGGCTTTAATCACGAGCGAGGAGAGCAACGCCGATAAGATTTCGCGCTACATCGACGAGTGCAAGCGTCTAGATATCGCTATCCTGCCGCCGTCGGTCAACAAATCTGCCAAAGAATTTTCAGTCGTTAGCGAAGGCGGCAAGGACGCCATCATCTACGGCCTAGGTGCTATAAAGGGCGTCGGAGGCGCGGCGATCGAAAATATCTTAGAGGAGCAGACCAAAGGCGAGTTTAAGGATATCGACGATTTCGTCTCGCGCGTGGATAACTTTAAGGTAAATAAAAAAGTCTTTGAAAGCCTGATAAAATCGGGCTCTTTTGATAGCTTCGGCCTAACGCGTAAGATGATGCTAAACAACCTAGATAACATCGTAGAAGCGTGCAAAAACGCCGCGACTATCAAGAAAAATGCTGCCGAGAGTCTATTTGGCGACGACGAGAGTATGGCGACGGTTAAAACTAGTCTCGTGCGCGACGACTCCGAGCTCGAGCTAAAAACCAAGCTCAAATTTGAACTAGAAAGCGTGGGTATCTATCTCTCTGGCCACCCGCTAGACGAGTACCGCGAGCAAATCTCAAAGATAAACTACACGCTAAGCGATAAATTTGACGAGCTGCCCGAAAACGGCGAGATGCTGTTAGTGGGCAAGATCGAGGATCTCACGACTAGGATCAGCAAGAAAAACGGCAAAAAAATGGGCACTATAGAGATTCTGGATTTCCACGGTACGGTCGAGATCGCGGTCTTTGACAGAGGCCTTGGCGCGGTCGAGTCGATGAGCGCGGACGAGCGCGATCTACCGCATGCGTTTAAGGTTCGCTACTCCAAAGACGGGCAGTTCATGCGTATAAATTTGGATAAAATTTTGACTCTTGACGAGGCTATGGGCATGGACTTTTCGCATCCGCTCGAAAAATACAAAGAGCAAATCGAGCAGATAAAACACACGCCTAGCAAGGACTTCGGCAAGATAGATAAAACGAGCGAGATCCTAGTCGTCGGCAAGATCAGAGAGGTCGCCAGCATCACGAGCAAAAAGAGCGGCAAAGAGTTTATGATGCTAAGCGTCATGGATCTTTTTGGTACGTTTAAGGTCGCGGCGTTTGACTCCGAAAAGGGGCTCATCGAGAGCCTAAGCGAGGAGCAAAAGGACGCTCCGCTAGCATTTAAAGTGCGCTACAGCCGCGACGATCAGGGCGCTCGCATAAATCTAATCGACGTCGTGAGCCTAGAGGACGCGCGCGATATGAATTTTCAAAGCAGAAGCTTTAGACAGCGCAAAGAAAGTAGCGGCGCTAGCTACCAAAACGGCCAGGCATCTAGCGAAAGCAGAGGCAAAAGAGAGCTTGAGGATCTCGTGTTAGAGCTAAATTTGGACGAAACGGGCAAGGATATCATCACGCAAATTTACCGCGCCGCTATCGGCGAACACCGCGCCGCAGCCAATAAAAACAACAAGCGCCTGATCATCCGTATCAAGGACGCGCAGGAAGGCCGCGCGCTGGTTTATACGACGGAGTTTATCGTGGGAGAGGGGTTTGAGGAAAGGGCGCTAGGCTTAAGGCAAGCCGTTTAG
- a CDS encoding ABC transporter permease — protein MREIFKKSILILAIFALWQVVCELEIFTPYILPSPLATIKTMYSMSLSGELATHTIISFKRIFVGYALSFALALVLGGIAALLPKISVYYEWILEFFRNIPPLSLIAILVLWFGINETPKIIIIILASFFPMFLSIQKGLTSCDVKLIEVGKIFGFSKFEIFYKIILKSALKDIFVGMRIGFGYAMRAIIGAEMIAASSGLGYLILDAEELSRADRIFVGIFTIGICGVLIDRLFLLLIAKFSLLRGDK, from the coding sequence GTGAGGGAAATTTTCAAAAAGAGCATTTTGATCTTAGCGATCTTCGCCCTCTGGCAGGTCGTTTGCGAGCTAGAAATTTTCACGCCGTATATCTTGCCAAGTCCGCTAGCTACGATAAAGACGATGTATAGCATGAGCCTAAGCGGCGAGCTTGCTACGCATACCATTATCAGCTTTAAGCGCATATTTGTAGGATATGCTCTTTCTTTTGCCCTAGCGCTCGTGCTTGGCGGTATAGCTGCGCTTTTGCCAAAGATCAGCGTTTATTACGAGTGGATACTAGAGTTTTTTAGAAACATCCCGCCGCTCAGTTTGATAGCTATTTTGGTGCTTTGGTTTGGTATAAACGAGACGCCAAAGATTATTATTATCATCCTAGCCTCATTTTTCCCGATGTTTTTAAGTATTCAAAAAGGGCTAACGAGCTGCGACGTAAAGCTCATCGAGGTCGGTAAAATTTTTGGCTTTAGTAAATTTGAAATTTTTTACAAGATCATCCTAAAAAGCGCGCTAAAAGATATCTTTGTCGGCATGCGAATAGGCTTTGGTTACGCCATGCGCGCGATCATAGGAGCTGAAATGATAGCGGCTTCAAGCGGGCTGGGCTATCTCATACTTGACGCAGAGGAGCTTTCGCGTGCGGATAGGATATTTGTAGGCATTTTTACGATCGGCATTTGCGGCGTGCTCATAGATAGGCTCTTTTTGCTTTTGATAGCGAAATTTAGCCTTTTGCGAGGCGATAAATGA
- a CDS encoding ABC transporter ATP-binding protein yields the protein MIEISNLSKHFYIGEKRIDVLRELSLSIKKDKITVILGRSGCGKTTLLRLIAGLESVSLGEIKFKGQAKIGFVFQEPRLMPFLNVYENIVFALKKHEIEATKIDSLISMIGLSDFKFAAVSQLSGGMSSRVSLARVLAYEANLILMDEPFAALDAFTRASMQAEILKIQAGKTILFVTHNIDEALFLADEIILLEKGGIKSNYDLSNLARPRDLLSEELIAVKRKILSEI from the coding sequence ATGATAGAAATTTCAAATTTATCCAAGCATTTTTATATCGGTGAGAAGCGTATCGACGTTTTGAGAGAACTAAGCTTAAGCATAAAAAAAGACAAGATCACCGTCATACTCGGCAGAAGCGGATGCGGCAAAACCACGCTTTTACGCCTCATCGCCGGCCTTGAGAGCGTAAGCCTTGGCGAGATAAAATTTAAAGGGCAGGCAAAGATCGGCTTTGTCTTTCAAGAGCCCCGTCTTATGCCGTTTTTAAACGTCTATGAAAACATCGTATTTGCGCTTAAAAAGCATGAGATAGAGGCTACAAAGATCGATAGTCTGATATCTATGATAGGACTTAGCGACTTTAAATTTGCCGCAGTTTCACAGCTATCCGGCGGCATGAGCTCGCGTGTTTCGCTTGCTAGAGTGCTTGCGTACGAGGCAAATTTGATCCTTATGGACGAGCCGTTTGCTGCGCTTGATGCATTTACGAGGGCTAGCATGCAGGCTGAAATTTTAAAAATACAAGCCGGCAAAACCATCCTTTTCGTCACTCACAACATCGATGAGGCGCTATTTTTGGCCGATGAGATCATCTTACTTGAAAAGGGCGGGATAAAATCAAACTACGACCTATCAAATTTAGCAAGGCCAAGAGATCTGCTAAGTGAGGAGCTAATAGCCGTAAAACGCAAAATTTTGAGTGAAATTTAG